A genomic region of Dermacentor andersoni chromosome 9, qqDerAnde1_hic_scaffold, whole genome shotgun sequence contains the following coding sequences:
- the LOC126527299 gene encoding nedd8-conjugating enzyme UbcE2M-like has translation MFNLKSLKRQREEQLPQQQDKTARTVTGRPSAAAIRVAKDIGELDLPGTCQTVFPDPDDLTNFKVVICPDEGFYRNGRFVFSFHVGPNYPHEPPAVKCETPVFHPNIDLEGNVCLNILREDWNPVLTLGAVVLGLQFILLEPNTEDPLNKKAAELLLHDRKLFLQNVASAMHAGSVNHEHRLG, from the coding sequence ATGTTCAACCTCAAGTCCCTGAAACGGCAGCGGGAGGAGCAGCTGCCGCAGCAACAAGATAAAACGGCGCGAACGGTTACCGGGCGTCCCTCGGCCGCCGCTATTCGCGTCGCCAAGGACATCGGCGAGCTCGACCTTCCCGGGACCTGTCAGACAGTGTTCCCAGACCCGGACGACCTGACGAACTTCAAGGTGGTCATCTGCCCCGACGAGGGCTTCTACCGGAACGGTCGGTTCGTGTTCAGCTTCCACGTCGGGCCCAACTACCCGCACGAGCCGCCCGCGGTGAAGTGCGAGACCCCGGTGTTCCACCCGAACATCGACCTCGAGGGCAACGTGTGCCTCAACATCCTGCGCGAGGACTGGAATCCCGTGCTGACGCTGGGCGCGGTCGTGCTGGGCCTGCAGTTCATCCTGCTGGAGCCCAACACCGAGGACCCGCTGAACAAGAAGGCCGCCGAGCTGCTGCTTCACGACCGGAAGCTGTTCCTGCAGAACGTCGCTAGCGCCATGCACGCCGGCAGCGTGAACCACGAGCATCGTCTCGGGTAG
- the LOC126527298 gene encoding NEDD8-conjugating enzyme Ubc12-like — MFNLFSLKQQQQQKEEQQQQQQQQQARRRAVGRPSAAQMRVTKDIGELDLPRTCQTVFPNPDDLTKFKVIICPDEGFYQNGRFVFSFLIGPNYPHEPPRVKCETRVFHPNIDLEGNVCLNILREDWKPVLTVGAIVLGLQFIFLEPNTEDPLNKEAAEVLLQSRQLFRQYVQNAMCGGRVGNARFEHCLK; from the coding sequence ATGTTCAACCTCTTCTCcctgaagcagcagcagcagcagaaggaggagcaacagcagcagcagcaacaacaacaagcaaGGCGAAGagctgtggggcgaccctcggcCGCTCAGATGCGCGTGACGAAGGACATCGGCGAGCTCGACCTTCCCAGGACGTGCCAGACGGTGTTCCCGAACCCGGACGACCTGACGAAATTCAAGGTGATCATCTGCCCCGACGAAGGCTTCTACCAGAACGGTCGGTTCGTGTTCAGCTTCCTCATCGGGCCCAACTACCCGCACGAGCCGCCCAGGGTGAAGTGCGAGACCCGGGTGTTCCACCCGAACATCGACCTCGAGGGCAACGTGTGCCTCAACATCCTGCGCGAGGACTGGAAGCCCGTGCTGACGGTGGGCGCGATCGTGTTGGGCCTGCAGTTCATCTTCCTGGAGCCCAACACCGAGGACCCGCTGAACAAGGAGGCCGCCGAGGTGCTGCTGCAGAGCCGGCAGCTGTTCCGCCAGTACGTCCAGAACGCCATGTGCGGAGGGCGCGTCGGCAACGCACGCTTCGAACATTGTCTCAAGTAG